A stretch of the Vidua chalybeata isolate OUT-0048 chromosome Z, bVidCha1 merged haplotype, whole genome shotgun sequence genome encodes the following:
- the SRP19 gene encoding signal recognition particle 19 kDa protein: protein MAAAAGAASPADKERFICIYPAYLNNKKTIAEGRRIPIDKAVENPTSTEIQDVCAAVGFNVLLEKNKMYPREWNRDVQYRGRVRIQLKQDDGNPCLPQFPTRKSVMLYAAETIPKLKTRTQKMGGSDQSVQQGEGGKKGKGKKKK, encoded by the exons atggccgccgccgccggcgcaGCGTCCCCGGCCGACAAGGAGAG atTCATCTGCATTTATCCAGCTTATTTGAATAACAAGAAGACAAtagcagaaggaagaaggatACCTATAGACAAG GCTGTTGAAAATCCCACATCTACAGAAATCCAAGATGTATGTGCAGCAGTAGGATTCAATGTGTTACTAGAG AAAAACAAGATGTATCCCAGAGAGTGGAACAGAGATGTGCAGTACAGAGGTAGAGTACGAATACAGCTCAAACAAGATGATGGCAACCCATGTTTACCTCAGTTTCCAACAC GTAAATCAGTGATGCTGTATGCTGCAGAAACCATTCCCAAACTCAAAACAAGAACTCAGAAGATGGGAGGTAGTGATCAAAGCGTTCAGCAAGGAGAGGGAGGCAAGAAAggtaaagggaagaaaaagaaataa